GACCGAGGGCAAGTTCGGCGAGAGCGTTGGCCTGACCGCCGATTGGGCCTACCGGATCGTCAAGCACGTCGGCAATTATGGCGAGAGCTTCGAGAAGAATGTTGGCCAGGGCTCGCTGCTGAAGATCGCTCGCGGCCAGAACGCGCTGTGGACCAAGGGCGGTTTGCAGTACGCGCCGCCGGTTCGCTAAGGCATCATGCGGGGCGGGCGCTTCTGGCGTCCGCCCCGATTCTTTTCAAATTGCTGAAAAGTGGCTTGCCGGGCCACGCTTGGTCCGGGGTTTGCCAACGTATCGAGAATGGGATGAACCCGTTCCGCCGGACAGGGGAAGTATATGATCAGAGCGATCAGCGTGGCGCTGCTCGTCGTCGCCGCTGCCTTTGGCGTCGCTAGTGCCCAGGCGCAACAGACCCTCGCTCAGGTCAAGAGCCGCGGGGTCCTGAACTGCGGGTCCAATACCGGCCTGATCGGCTTTGGCGCGCCCGATGCGCAGGGTAACTGGAACGGCCTCGACGTCGAATATTGCCGCGCCATCGCTGCGACGATCTTCAATGACCCCGCCAAGGTGAAGTTCATTCCGCTGTCGGCCAATGACCGCTTCAAGGCGCTTCTGGCGGGCGACGTCGATGTGCTCGTGCGCAATTCGACCTGGACCATCACGAACGACACGCCGCCCGGCCTGCTCTTCACCAACGTCAACTACTATGACGGCCAGGGCCTGATGGTGCGCAGGAAGCTCGGGGTCATGTCGGCGATGCAGCTTGCCGGCGCGTCGATCTGCGTGCAGCGGGGCACGACGACCGAGCTCAACGTGGTCGACTACTTCAAGACCAACAATTTGAGGCATACGATCGTTGCCTTCGACACCGGCCCGGAAACGCTCAAGGCCTATGATGCCGGTCGCTGTGACGCTTTCACCACGGACGCCTCGTCCCTCTATTCCGAGCGCCTGAAGCTGACGGCGCCGGACGATCACATGGTCCTCGTGGAGATCATCTCGAAGGAGCCGCTCGGCCCTTTGACCCGCGACAACGACTCGCAATGGTTCAAGCTGATCCGGTGGGTTCATTTCGCCATGCTGAACGCCGAGGAGCTCGGCGTGACCAAGGCCAATGTCGACCAGATGCGGGGATCGGCCAATCCCGAGATCAGGCGCCTGCTCGGCGTCGACGGCCGGTTCGGCGAGGGGCTCGGCCTGACGGCCGATTGGGCCTACCGGATCGTCAAGCATGTCGGCAATTACGGCGAGAGCTTCGAGCGCACCGTTGGCAGCCGCTCTGTGCTGAGGATGTCGCGCGGTCAGAATGCGCTCTGGACCAAGGGTGGATTGCAATACGCGCCGCCGATCCGCTGAGCTTCTGTTAGTGTCTGCGCCTTGGGAATGGTGCGATCGTTTCGTCAGGGAGAGAAAAGAGGAGAAAGCGGCCGGCGGGGACTGGCCTGGAGCTTGCTAGCAAACTGAGAGCGGGGAGAACTCGTTCCACCAGACAGGGGACAGAACAATCATGATCCGAGTCATTGGCGCGGCGCTTATCGCCGTTTCCGCTGCCATGTGCGCGAGCGGAGCACTAGCCCAGTCGCCTACTCTGGCGCAGGTCAAGAATCGCGGCATTCTGCACTGCGGTTCCGGCACCGGTCTCGCCGGTTTCGGTATCCCTGATCAGCAGGGCAATTGGAGCGGCATGGACGTGGACGTCTGCCGCGCCGTCGCCTCGGCGATCTTCAACGATCCGAACAAGGTCAAGTTCATTCCGCTCTCGGCCAAGGACCGCTTCACCTCGCTGCAGTCGGGTGAGGTCGACCTCCTGTCGCGCACCACGACCTGGACGATCTCGCGCGACACCGCGCTCGGACTGAACTTCGCCGGCGTCAACTACTATGATGGCCAGGGCTTCATGGTGCGCAAGAAGCTCGGCGTCGATTCCGTGTTGAAGCTCGCCGGCGCCTCGATCTGCACCCAACAGGGCACAACGACGGAACTCAACCTCGCGGACTACTTCCGCAGCAACAAGATCAAGTACGAGGTCGTCGCCTTCGCCTCCAACCAGGAGACGGTCAAGGCCTATGAGGCAGGCCGCTGCGACGCCTTCACCACCGACGCTTCGGGCCTTTATGCTGAGCGTCTGACACTCTCGAATCCCGACGATCACATGGTGTTGCCGGAGATCATCTCGAAGGAACCACTCGGTCCCGTCGTGCGCCATGGCGACGATGTCTGGCTCGACATCGTCAAATGGTCGCTGTTTGCCATGGTCAATGCCGAGGAGCTGGGCATCACCAAGGCGAATGCCGACGAAATGCTCAAATCCGACAACCCGGAGATCAAGCGTTTCGTCGGGACCGAAGGCAAGTTCGGCGAGCCGATGGGGCTGACCAATGATTGGGCCTATCGGATCGTCAAGCACGTCGGCAATTACGGCGAGAGCTTCGAGCGCAATGTCGGCTCGGGCTCGCTGCTCAAGATTGCGCGTGGCCAGAACGCGCTCTGGAGCAAGGGCGGGCTGCAATACGCGCCGCCGATCCGATGAGAACTACCCATGCGCGGCGCTCGTCGCGCATGGGTCCTTAAAGCTGTCTTGTTCCGGCGAACCGGATAAGAATGCGGGCTGGCGGTGATGCGAATGGATCACCGCCGGACCCTCGGTCGCTAGCACTCAAAGGGGCGTCAGACGTGTCCACTCCTTCTGCCGACGTCAAGCCAGGCAAAGCCTCGCTGCTCTACGACCCGACGATCCGGGGCTATTTCTACCAGATCCTGCTACTTGCCGTGGTCGGCTTCGTGATCTGGTCTGCGGCGTCGAACGCGATTGAAAATCTGCGGGCACAGAAGATCGCCTCCGGTTTCGGCTTCTGGCACAACGCGGCCGGCTTCGACGTCAACCAGAAGCTGATCCCCTTCAGCGCATCGGGCAGCACCTATGGCCAGGCTTTCTGGGTCGGCCTGCTCAATACGCTGCTGGTTGCCTCTATCGGCATCGTGCTCGCGACTTTTCTCGGGTTCTTTGTCGGCGTCGCCAGGCTGTCGAGCAACTGGATCGTCTCCAAGATCGCGATGATCTATGTCGAGGTCATCCGCAACGTGCCGCTGCTGCTGCAGCTGTTCTTCTGGTACAATGCGGTGCTGAAGCCGCTGCCCAATCCGCGCCAGTCGATCGAGCTTCCGGCCGGTTTCCTGCTCAACAATCGCGGCCTCTATGTGCCCGATCCGCAGTTCGGCCCCGGCGGCAACCTGATCATCTGGGCGCTGCTGATCGGCCTCGTGGCCACCTTTGTTTTCCGCTCCTGGGCGCGCAAGCAGCAGGCGGCGACCGGCAAGCAGTATCCGATCGGCCTTGTTGCCTTCGGTCTGATCATCGTCCTGCCGCTGCTGGTCTATTTCGCCACCGGCCGGCCGATCACCTTCGTCTATCCGGAACTTGCCGGCTTCAACCTGCGCGGTGGCATCCAGATTTTCCCGGAATTCGTCGCGCTGTTGGTCGGCCTGACGACCTACACCGCCGGCTTCATCGCCGAGGTGGTCCGCGCCGGCATCCTCGCCGTCTCGAAGGGGCAGACCGAGGCGGCCAACGCGCTCGGCTTGCGTGCCGGGCCGACGCTTAAGCTTGTCGTCATCCCGCAAGCGATGCGCGTGATCATTCCGCCGCTGACCTCGAACTACCTCAACCTGACCAAGAACTCCTCGCTCGCGGTCGCGATCGGCTATCCCGATCTGGTCCAGGTCTTCACCGGCACGGTGCTGAACCAGACCGGCCAGGCAGTCGAAGTCGTCGCCATAACCATGGCGGTCTATCTGACCATCTCGCTGGTAACGTCGTTTTTCATGAACATCTACAACAAGCGCATGGCGCTGGTGGAACGGTGAGGGCGCCCCAATGACCGACGCAACCACCGAAATGGCTCCCTACGCCTTCGTCCGCAGGGAAACGCTGGAGCAGCAACCGGCACCGCTCTCCGTCGCCGGGCCGCTCGCCTGGATCAGAGCCCATCTGCTCTCCAGCCCGCTCAACATCGCGCTGACGCTGGTCTGCCTCTACCTTGTCGTCGATTCGGTGCCGGGGCTGATCCGCTTCTACTTCCTCGACGCGGTCTGGACCGGCACCAGCCGCGATGCCTGCCTCGCGGACAAGGTCGGCCGGCCGGTCGGCGCCTGCTGGGCCTATATTGCGGATCGCTTCCAGTACTTCATCTATGGCTCCTATCCGATCAACCAGCGCTGGCGGGTGAATATCGTCTTCGTCATGTTCGCGCTCGGCGTGGCTTGGCTGCTCTGGACGAACGCGCCGAAAAAGAAGCTCGGCATCTTCTTCTTCTTCGTGCTGTTACCGATCTCGGCCTATGTGTTGCTGCTCGGCGGCCCCGGTGCCGAGCGCTTTCTCGGCTTCTGCCTGACAGTCACGCTGGCGCTCGCGGCGCTCTATGTCGTGCTCTCCTTCGTGCCGCAGCTTGTCCGCTTCTACATCGGCGAGGCGGCGGTCGGTGTGGTTCAGGCGTTGCCGATCTGGAAGCGCTTCTTCGGACCGAAACAGCTCGTCCTGTTCGCCCTCGCGATCTTCGTCTTCCTGAGCCTGCTGGCGAATAGCCCCGGTCTGCCCAGGGTCGATACCGGCCTTTGGGGCGGCATGACGGTGACCTTCCTGATAGCGGCGGTCGGCATCGTCTTTTCGCTGCCGCTCGGGGTCGTCCTGGCGCTGGGGCGGCGCTCCAGGCTACCGATCATCCAGTTGCTCTCGGTGATCTTCATCGAGTTCGTCCGCGGCGTGCCGCTGATCACGGTGCTGTTCATGGCCAACACCATGCTGCCGCTCTTCGTGCCGCAGGAGTATTCGCCGGATCGGCTGCTGCGGCCGCTGGTCGGCGTCGCGCTCTTTGCCGCCGCCTATATGGCGGAGGTGGTGCGCGGCGGCCTCCAGGCCATGCCCAAGGGCCAGTACGAGGGCGCGATGTCGCTCGGCCTCGGCTACTGGAGCATGATGCGTCTGATCATCTTGCCGCAGGCGCTGCGCATCGTGATCCCGGGCATCGTCAACACCTTCATCGGGCTGTTCAAGGATACGACGCTGGTCACCATCGTCGGCATCTTCGACTTCCTGCGTACCATCGAGGCCACCCTGGTCGATCCGACCTGGGCGACGCCGACGACCCGCGCGACGGGCTATGCTTTCGCCGCGGTTTTCTATTTCCTGTGTTGCTGGGGCATGTCGCGCTACTCGATTGCGGTCGAGAAGCGGCTCGCCGCCGGCCAGAAGCGTTGAGGGGACCAATCATGGCTATGGCAGAAACCACCAGCGCGCGCCCGACGGCGCTGAAGCAGACCGCGCTCAACACCGCGACGGCCGTCAAGATGATCGCCGTCAACAAGTGGTACGGCGAGTTCCACGTGTTGCGCGATATCAATCTCAAGGTCGAGCGCGGCGAGAAGCTGGTCATTTGCGGCCCGTCCGGTTCCGGCAAATCGACGATGATCCGCTGCATCAACCGGCTGGAGGAGCATCAGAAGGGCCAGATCATCGTCGACGGCACCGAGTTGACCAATGACCTCAAGAAGATCGATGAGATTCGCCGCGATGTCGGCATGGTCTTCCAGCACTTCAACCTGTTCCCGCATCTGACGATCCTGGAGAACCTGACGCTGGCGCCGATCTGGGTTCGCAAGATGCCCAAGAAGGATGCCGAGGAGATAGCGATGCACTATCTCAAGCGCGTCAAGATCCCCGAGCAGGCGTTGAAGTACCCGGGTCAGCTCTCCGGCGGCCAGCAGCAGCGCGTTGCCATCGCCCGGTCCCTGTGCATGAGCCCGAAGATCATGCTGTTCGACGAGCCGACCTCGGCGCTCGACCCGGAAATGGTCAAGGAGGTGCTCGACACCATGGTCTCGCTCGCTGACGAGGGCATGACCATGCTCTGCGTCACCCACGAGATGGGCTTTGCCCGCCAGGTCGCCGACCGGGTGATCTTCATGGACGCCGGCCAGATCGTCGAGATGAACGAGCCGAACGAGTTCTTCAAGAATCCGCAGCACGAGCGCACCAAGCTCTTCCTCAGCCAGATCCTGCACTGATCTCTGGCAGCCCGCTGCTTGCTACTGCGACGGCGCCCTCACGGGCGCCGTTTGCATGTCGGCTGCCTCGATCGTGACGGCCCTGTCGGCTCCTCGATCGGCTTTTCGGAACTTTTCTCGGTGATTGCGGTTGTTTCCCTCGAAATCGGAGGAAACACCATGAAGCTCATTCTCACGACTGTCGTCGCCGGATTGCTGCTTGGCAGCGCCGGTGCCTATGCCCAGTCGATCAATCTCGGCCCGGGTGGAGTTAGCGTCGATACGCGCTCGCCGCGTGATCGCGCGATCGACCGGGATATCCGCCGCGAGGACCGGATGCGCGAGCGTGATCGCTGGGAGCGTCGCCGGGCCTATCGCGCCGAGCGCGATTGCCGGACCGTGACCCAGGTCCGCGAGACCCCGCGCGGAGAGGTGCGTCGCACGACGCGTGTCTGTGACTGAGTGTGAGTTGAGTTAGGTAAGGCGAGACCGCCGCACCCAGTCAGGTG
This sequence is a window from Bosea vestrisii. Protein-coding genes within it:
- a CDS encoding amino acid ABC transporter ATP-binding protein, which codes for MAETTSARPTALKQTALNTATAVKMIAVNKWYGEFHVLRDINLKVERGEKLVICGPSGSGKSTMIRCINRLEEHQKGQIIVDGTELTNDLKKIDEIRRDVGMVFQHFNLFPHLTILENLTLAPIWVRKMPKKDAEEIAMHYLKRVKIPEQALKYPGQLSGGQQQRVAIARSLCMSPKIMLFDEPTSALDPEMVKEVLDTMVSLADEGMTMLCVTHEMGFARQVADRVIFMDAGQIVEMNEPNEFFKNPQHERTKLFLSQILH
- a CDS encoding amino acid ABC transporter permease; its protein translation is MTDATTEMAPYAFVRRETLEQQPAPLSVAGPLAWIRAHLLSSPLNIALTLVCLYLVVDSVPGLIRFYFLDAVWTGTSRDACLADKVGRPVGACWAYIADRFQYFIYGSYPINQRWRVNIVFVMFALGVAWLLWTNAPKKKLGIFFFFVLLPISAYVLLLGGPGAERFLGFCLTVTLALAALYVVLSFVPQLVRFYIGEAAVGVVQALPIWKRFFGPKQLVLFALAIFVFLSLLANSPGLPRVDTGLWGGMTVTFLIAAVGIVFSLPLGVVLALGRRSRLPIIQLLSVIFIEFVRGVPLITVLFMANTMLPLFVPQEYSPDRLLRPLVGVALFAAAYMAEVVRGGLQAMPKGQYEGAMSLGLGYWSMMRLIILPQALRIVIPGIVNTFIGLFKDTTLVTIVGIFDFLRTIEATLVDPTWATPTTRATGYAFAAVFYFLCCWGMSRYSIAVEKRLAAGQKR
- a CDS encoding amino acid ABC transporter substrate-binding protein, with protein sequence MRAISVALLVVAAAFGVASAQAQQTLAQVKSRGVLNCGSNTGLIGFGAPDAQGNWNGLDVEYCRAIAATIFNDPAKVKFIPLSANDRFKALLAGDVDVLVRNSTWTITNDTPPGLLFTNVNYYDGQGLMVRRKLGVMSAMQLAGASICVQRGTTTELNVVDYFKTNNLRHTIVAFDTGPETLKAYDAGRCDAFTTDASSLYSERLKLTAPDDHMVLVEIISKEPLGPLTRDNDSQWFKLIRWVHFAMLNAEELGVTKANVDQMRGSANPEIRRLLGVDGRFGEGLGLTADWAYRIVKHVGNYGESFERTVGSRSVLRMSRGQNALWTKGGLQYAPPIR
- a CDS encoding amino acid ABC transporter permease, whose protein sequence is MSTPSADVKPGKASLLYDPTIRGYFYQILLLAVVGFVIWSAASNAIENLRAQKIASGFGFWHNAAGFDVNQKLIPFSASGSTYGQAFWVGLLNTLLVASIGIVLATFLGFFVGVARLSSNWIVSKIAMIYVEVIRNVPLLLQLFFWYNAVLKPLPNPRQSIELPAGFLLNNRGLYVPDPQFGPGGNLIIWALLIGLVATFVFRSWARKQQAATGKQYPIGLVAFGLIIVLPLLVYFATGRPITFVYPELAGFNLRGGIQIFPEFVALLVGLTTYTAGFIAEVVRAGILAVSKGQTEAANALGLRAGPTLKLVVIPQAMRVIIPPLTSNYLNLTKNSSLAVAIGYPDLVQVFTGTVLNQTGQAVEVVAITMAVYLTISLVTSFFMNIYNKRMALVER
- a CDS encoding amino acid ABC transporter substrate-binding protein, translating into MIRVIGAALIAVSAAMCASGALAQSPTLAQVKNRGILHCGSGTGLAGFGIPDQQGNWSGMDVDVCRAVASAIFNDPNKVKFIPLSAKDRFTSLQSGEVDLLSRTTTWTISRDTALGLNFAGVNYYDGQGFMVRKKLGVDSVLKLAGASICTQQGTTTELNLADYFRSNKIKYEVVAFASNQETVKAYEAGRCDAFTTDASGLYAERLTLSNPDDHMVLPEIISKEPLGPVVRHGDDVWLDIVKWSLFAMVNAEELGITKANADEMLKSDNPEIKRFVGTEGKFGEPMGLTNDWAYRIVKHVGNYGESFERNVGSGSLLKIARGQNALWSKGGLQYAPPIR